A segment of the Curtobacterium sp. MCSS17_007 genome:
TGTTCCGCCAGGTGCGGAAGGGCACGAGCAGCTCGCCGTCCTCGTCGAACGCGAGGTAGCCGTGCATCATCGCCGAGACGCCCGCCGCACGGAAGGCCGTCGGGCGGACGCCGAACTGCCGCTCGACGTCGGCGACCAGGTCGGCGTAGGCCGCACGGACCCCGGTCTCGACGGCGACCAGCGGGTAGGTCCAGCGGCCGTCGACGTACTCGTTCTCCCACTCGTGGGAGCCGCTCGCGATGGGGCGGAGCTGCTCGTCGACGAGCACGGCCTTGATGCGGGTGGAGCCGAGCTCGATCCCGAGCGTCGTGCGGCCGTCCTCGACCAGCTGTCGGCGGTCGTCGCTCATGTGTCCTCCCGAGACCTCGTCGTCCTGCGTGAGCGCTCACATACTGGCACGTGAGCGCTCACGCGTGCAACGCGACGGCGCGCCGCGGGCACCGGGCACCCGCCGAGGCTCCGCCGAGCGGGCAGCGGGCTCCCGCCGACGCTCCGCCGAGCGGGCAACGGGCTCCCGCCGACGCTCCGCCGAGCGGGCACGATCTGTCACGCTCGGCACCCGTCGCCGACACATCTCGCCCGCTCGGTGACACGCAGGCGGCAGGTCTCGCCCGGTCGGCGGCCGACGTGCCATCCTCGCCGAACGCCACCGAGCGGGCACGATCTGTCACGCTCGACACCCGTCGCCGACACATCTCACCCGCTCGACGGCACGCGCGCGGCACGTCCTGCCCGCTCGGTGCCGAGGTCTCCACGGCGCTCCGGTCCGCCGGCTCGCTGGGCCCGCGCGCAGCCGAGCCCGCTCGACATCGGCGCGCGTCCCGGTGCCGCGACGCGCCGTCGGCGATCGTCCTCGTCGCACGACATGCCGTCACGCACGGAACTGAGCGGCATGTCGTGCGACCAGGACGCTTCGCGCAGCACCCGCGCAGCACCCGCGCAGCACCCGCGCGGCAGCCGGGCAGCGACCGCGCGCGCCGGCCGGCGGGCTACGCGCCGAGGGTGCTCTCTCGGACGACGAGCGACGGGGTGACGGCCGTCGAGACCGGGCTCCCGCCGGCGACGAGCTCGAGCAGCGCCCGGCCGGCGATGCGACCGAGTTCGTCGAGCCGCATGTCGACCGTGGTCAGCGGCGGCCGACTCGCCAGCGCCAGCACGTCCCAGTCGTCGTAGCCGGTCACCGCGACGTCGCCGGGAACCGACCGCCCGGTCTCCCGCAGGCGGTCGCACACGCCGCGGGCGATCTGGTCGTTCCCGCACAGCACGGCATCCACCGCCGACGAGCCCCGGTCGAGCACGTCCACGGCCTGCCGCCCCCAGCGCTCGGACCACTCCCCGTGCATCGGCACGCCCACCATGCGGTCCCCGATCACCGGAACAGCCCCGCGCGCCCGGTCGACCGCGGACCGCGCGTCCTCCGGACCGGTGACGACGGCGACCCGCCGCCGCCCGAGTCCGAGCAGGTGCGCGGCCGCAGCAGCAGCACCGGCGGGGTCGTCGAGCGTGACCGACACGTCCGCCAGGTCGGTCGACGGGGTCAGTGCGTAGACGACGGGCACCGGGACCGGCACCTCGATCGGCGGACGGGCGTCGGCCGACCGACCGGTGACGATGATGCCGTCGACGCCGCGGGCGACGAGCGACCGGAGGTAGTGGG
Coding sequences within it:
- a CDS encoding LacI family DNA-binding transcriptional regulator, producing MAVEHTTRPVRISDVAALAGVSIGTASKALNDTGQLRDETRRRVKDAADKLGFVGDARARALSSGRTFTVGMITTDSFGRFTMPVLLGAEDALSAGQMMVLVADTRDDHVREAHYLRSLVARGVDGIIVTGRSADARPPIEVPVPVPVVYALTPSTDLADVSVTLDDPAGAAAAAAHLLGLGRRRVAVVTGPEDARSAVDRARGAVPVIGDRMVGVPMHGEWSERWGRQAVDVLDRGSSAVDAVLCGNDQIARGVCDRLRETGRSVPGDVAVTGYDDWDVLALASRPPLTTVDMRLDELGRIAGRALLELVAGGSPVSTAVTPSLVVRESTLGA